A single window of Senegalia massiliensis DNA harbors:
- a CDS encoding sigma-70 family RNA polymerase sigma factor encodes MEKNDYKLIKKAIKGNKKAFERLLKKNYEQIYRTAYLYVHNKEDALDIVQEATYQALISIHTLKHPEYFMTWFTKIIIRCAGQVLSRRKNIISLTEGISFKLNSDIGVVDNDSLYIIEAIGKLKENYRTPIILFYYHDYSIKTISKIMNIPEGTVKTYLSRGKAELKKKFERERSYG; translated from the coding sequence ATGGAAAAAAATGATTATAAATTAATAAAAAAAGCAATAAAAGGGAATAAAAAAGCTTTTGAAAGATTACTTAAGAAAAATTATGAACAAATTTATCGCACAGCTTATTTATATGTACATAACAAAGAAGATGCCTTAGATATTGTTCAAGAAGCAACTTATCAGGCTTTAATATCTATTCATACCTTAAAGCATCCAGAGTATTTCATGACTTGGTTTACAAAGATTATAATTCGATGTGCCGGTCAAGTACTTTCAAGAAGGAAAAATATCATTTCTTTAACAGAAGGTATTTCCTTTAAGTTAAACTCTGATATTGGAGTAGTAGATAATGATTCTTTATATATTATAGAAGCTATAGGTAAATTAAAGGAAAATTACCGAACACCAATTATACTTTTTTATTATCATGATTATTCTATAAAAACTATTAGTAAAATCATGAACATACCAGAAGGGACTGTAAAGACTTATTTAAGTAGAGGTAAAGCAGAACTAAAAAAGAAATTTGAAAGGGAGAGAAGCTATGGATAA